From Pedobacter aquae:
GTGCTGACTAAAATATTTCATCGCAGTTAGCAGCCCTGATTAAATTTAATTGTCTTTTTCTTTAAATTTGATGTAGATTAAAGCCTATATGAATATTAAAGATATCACAGCTAAAGAAAGAAGTACCACTACAGAGCTACTTGTTATTTTTATTAAGCTTGTTGTTTATGCTACTTTGGTATATTTTAATATCAACCAGCCAGAAATTTATGTTAAAGTGCCCATTATTGGTAAAGTAGCTTACTCTTTACTGATTGTTACGGGGGCAAGTTTCTCTATTTCGGTGGTGCGTTTAATCATCATTTATTGGTATATCCGTAAGAATAATCTCAAGGCTAATATCAAAGACAATTTTATTTTGGGTATTAACCGCATTGTTTCGGTTTTAAATACAGTTTTCCTCATCATAGCTATTATGGTTTTTATGGGGATAGACCCTATCAAGTTTCTAACCAGCATTACCATTGTTGCGGCAGCTATTGCTTTGATATTTAAAGAGTACGTAACCAACATGATTAACGGCTTAATC
This genomic window contains:
- a CDS encoding mechanosensitive ion channel family protein; amino-acid sequence: MNIKDITAKERSTTTELLVIFIKLVVYATLVYFNINQPEIYVKVPIIGKVAYSLLIVTGASFSISVVRLIIIYWYIRKNNLKANIKDNFILGINRIVSVLNTVFLIIAIMVFMGIDPIKFLTSITIVAAAIALIFKEYVTNMINGLIIMFSDRLSLGDHIKVLDQEGKILDITLINIIIQNEDNDMVLIPNSVIFTSLIVNQSKQNIKKLTVEFELDVNLNQTPASLEAHLENIIKPYEDYTMKDGFSVKTLEIRKDYTKFKVQVLLNYHDRAKEKEIRRKLNTAVLELRGGV